Part of the Chiloscyllium plagiosum isolate BGI_BamShark_2017 unplaced genomic scaffold, ASM401019v2 scaf_11340, whole genome shotgun sequence genome is shown below.
CTGTGTAAAGCATTATATGAGCCAACGAGCAGATCAAGTTGGTCAGAATGAAGTGTTTGAGGCTTACTGACCTGTGCACTCCGTTTCCAGAGTAATGCCCCAAATTGACTTTGCAGCAAAAGTAGGAGGAGAGTAAGTCTCTCGCTGGAAACTACACACCCCCTTTTCCCGGGAGTCTCAGTTGACCGAGTGTCATGTCAATGCTGACCCAGGATTAGTTTGCAGTTACAACACAATTTCAATGAAATTGGAACACATATATAAAGAAGAAAATTTGATACGtacatggaagcttccagaatccacgTGTAAAACGTTAGCATGGAACTTGCTGAGATCTACAAAATTTTCCTTGATGTTATTAAGATCAAGGACAGCTTCAATAATCTTGCCTGACACTTTTTTCGCATGGCCTTCAACTGTAAAATTTTCCCTTTTGTCAAAGTAACGGTAAGTCCAAGGATAGACAGTAAACATCCTGGAGAGGAAAAGCACAATGATTCGATTTAATGCCAAGTTCCAGATTGCATTTCTACATCACAAAGCTaatcaatgaatattttgcactGTAGCTCCATTTTACAGCAGTGTGACTGAAACTGCAATGAATCCTTTGATATGAACTTCCTGCACAAACACATGCGCATGTCAAGAGAATTGTGTAAATGTaaagcaacatggtggctcacagcaccaaagtcccAGGTTTAATCCCagactcgggtgactgcctgtgtgggtttcctcccacagttcaaagatgtgcaggttaggtggattggccacgctaaattgcccatagtgtaaggtgcaatagtcagagagaaatgggactgggtgagttactcttcagatggttggtgtggacttgttgggctgaagggcctgtttccacactgtagggaatctcatctaatccaAAGGAAgcattcaaatgaaaataaagctGTACCTCTTCAGGCTTTTGCAAACAAGATCGTCACAATCCAAAGTGTTCCATTTTGCAATCTCAGCTGTCTCCTTGTCAGTCCAATGCACCATTTTGTCTGTTAAGAGGTCACTGCTTTCCCTTGTACGAAGAAGCTGTGTTGTCCCTGAAGTTCGTCTCCTTTTATGCTCTGTTACAGGGCCCTTCCCCAAAGCTAAATCCCAATGTCATAGGCTGAACCTTTTTGGGCTGGGTGGGACCCTAATGTCCTATCTCTGGGTAGCACTCTTCTATGTTTCAGCATTAAGACAACCACATGTTGAACATTAATCAGTCCTTCCTGGCTCACTCCTGTCCAGTCAATACAAAGAGTAGTCATAGTATTTTGCTGAATAATAATTGTTTTAATCAACCAATTGAAAGATGTTAAGACCCTCCAAGGATGCACTCCTGTGCCCACTTCATCTGAACAAGTTGGCACCAGCAAGCCACCGGCCTCGCCAAATCAACATCTCAAGTCACTGGGTCTCATTTCTTACAGCTCCCTTGTTGAGCTCACTCTGAGGCTCCTGGACTCTGGGGTCAGTATTGTTTGTTCCTACAGAGAGGGAAGTTGGCACCTTGTCACTGTAGGGGGCACTGAACAGTGAAGTGGCTGGTTAATGTTGCTGTGCTCCATTGTTCCACACTGTGTGTGAGTTTCTTCTGTTCTAAGAATCATCAATGTCTACAGCCCagagaaaaggcccttcagcccattgagtctgtggcAGTCAGCAACATAACTACCTCTGTGACAAGCACACTACATGTTCTTCAAACAAGTATTCTCGAACCTAGAACAGAACAATACAGatccttcggctctcgatgttacTCTGACCTGTGAAACCGTtctgaagcccgtctaacctAGAATATTCCAttgatccatatgtttatccaatgactatttaaatggccttaaagttTGCGAGTCTACCAATGTTGCagacaggccattccacacctatactactttctgagtacagatcctacccctgacatctgtcctacatcaatcacccctcagtttaaagctaggtgcctcatgctagccatcaccatccatggaaaaatgttctcactgtccaccatatctaatcctctgatcatcttgtatgtctctattaagtcacttcttaacctttttctctctaatgaaaacagactcaagtccctcagcctttccacataagaccttccctccataccaggcaacatcctggtaaatctcccctgcaccctttccaatgcttctctAAGTAACCTGTCTAAAAGTCAAAGGGGAAAAGTCTTCGTTGGGGCCACAAGATTTTGGAGCAGAgttaggccctttgacccattaagtctgctccgccattcaatcatggacaATATAGTTATCAACTCCATTGTCCTAAcgtctccccataacccttaccagtcaagaacctatctatctgaaGACATTGTTGTGGTCCAGTGTAGGCCAGTTGCAACAGTGGCCTCTATTAACAATGTGGAATATTGTCCAAGTATGTCCTATCCACAAAATGCAGGGTAGTTCTAACCTGAATAAATGCTACCCCCACCAGCcaactcttgatcatcagcaaagtaatggaagcagccatcaacagtgctatcaagtaatATATGCTCAGCAAAAACCTGCTGCATGATTTTCAGTTTAGGTtctaccagggtcactcagcccctgacctcattacagccttggttcaaacatggagacAAGAATTCCAGGTGTGAGGTGGGAGTGACTtccctttgacatcaaggctgcatttgtttaagtgtggcatcaaggattcttagaaaaactggagtcaatgggaatcaaaggAAAGCTCTTTGTTTGCTtcgagtcatacctggtacatatGAAGATGCTCCTGGTTGGTCATCTGATCTCAAGGACATCTCTGTAAAAGTTCCTCAGCATAGTGTCCCAggtacaaccatcttcagctgcctcatcaatgacctttcctccttTATAAGGTCAAAACTGTGGATGTTTgcaatgattgtacaatattcagcatcattcttgattcctcagacactgaaataatccatgttcaaatgcagaaaaACCTGACAATATCCACGTTGGGGCTGACAAGCGGCAATTATCATTCAtttcacacaagtgccaggcgaTGACCATTTTCAGCTGGACAAAATCAAATCATCacaacttgacattcaatgttacccaacttgattggcactacatcaaTGAAaatcactccctctaccactgatactcagtagcagcaatgtgttctATCTGCAAGATTTCAGCACAGCTGCTCCAACAGCATTTTGCAAACCCTGGgtcacttccatcttgaaggataagggcagcagatacctgggaatacCAACACATGCAATTCCCCATCAAATCACTCACGATCCAaccttggaaataaatcaccattctttcagtgccgctgagtcaaaatcctggatcacCGTTCCTAATGGCATGTGAAATGAGCTGCAGCAGATCAAGTAGGCAGTACATCACCACCTTCTagaaggcaattaggaatagtcatTCTAAGGCCAGTCATGGTACAAATCCTCAGTATCCTCAACAGAAGGCAGGACAAATGATGATTTGATTCCTGTCTGGAGCAGTTATCAACTTGACTGTATGTGGTGGAAGTGAAGAATTAGACATAGCTCACAACTGTCAGTGGGTTCATCCAACTGCAGAGGCTTTCCTCAACTGCAGACAGCTGACCAGGAGAGGGTAAACTTACCACCAACCTTCAGACCCATGGCTCCACAGCAATCTCAACAACAGAAACAGAGCAAACCTGGTGACTAAAGCAACAAGAAGTGACACTAAACCAACACTCCCTGGGGAAACAGCATGACGCCAATGAATTGGTAAAAACTTTAACATGTGCATGCACCATTAAGAGAGGCAAAGTAGAGGTCACCTTGGTCCCACTGGTGAAAACCTGGTGATACGtataacctgagggttaccacacttTAGTTAATGGGTAAGGTTGAGTAGGCAGGATCTCGATAGTGCCCTCAGCCAGTGTAGGAGCTGAACCCACACTTTTGACACCGTGCCACCCGGCGTTTGCCATGCATTGAAGACTTTTCTCACAGTTTCCATTCCAACGTCCACTTTCTTGAAGGGTATTCATATAAAGATGGTGATGAAAATGCCCTTTTATCAGTCAGTAGATGGAGTGGATCCAAATCGGTCTCTGGCACTGATAGCATCTCAGCTCTCCAGTGGAAGATGCTCTCCCCATCTCCAGCTGATCCCTCACTTGTGGAGAGCAGACATGTCTTGGATTCAATGTGGGGAAAGGATTCAAATCCTGATAACCAGCTCCTGGAGCTCGTTTCTAATATTGCGCCCTGATTCTTATTCCCCTAGAGTTGGAGAAAAAACTAAATAGGAATGTAAATTGAACATTAAGCATTTTAACAGCAACTCGAAAAAGAAAACAGTATGTCAAGTGAAACATAAAGTCAATCCTCGAGACAGTGTGAATCCAGAGTTAAATGCCACATATAAAGAAATAATGGATGAAATGAactaatatttttattcattcgttgCTATGGAGGGTTTAAAACTTCTTCCAATCAAAACTGTAAATCAGGATATGGAACAGAGAGAGGCTCTTAGCAACATTACAATCATGAGGGAAGGAATAGAGACCGAAATGATGGAGATACAGGCTGACAAATTTTCAGGTACCAATGGAGCTTATCCTCAGACTGCTGTGTTAGTGCACAcgttggtgttaattttccaaaacttaccAGATTCAGGAGAAGCTGTTGGATGTGAAAGTAACAAATATTTAAGGGGAGCAAATCCATGGCATCTAAATTCAGAGATGACACCAAGGTAGTTCGGAAACTACATTTCCAAGGAAACATAATGAAGTTGTTGATGGATATGAACAGCTTGAATGAGTTggcaaaatctggcagatggagtataatgtggcaGAAACAGTCAAAGCAATGCAAAATATCTTGTATGACCTACGCTGCCTGCAACATTCCAAGATGCAGAGGTGTATAGATATTCACGTGCATGTGGAACAAAGACCCATTGTGCAGGAACGGTACAAATCAATAAGGTTGATGGACACATAATGACATGAACTGGATTCTCCTTCTTCTTTCACCATTTGTTAACTTGGGTTTGCTCTGAGCAAATGAAACTATTTTTGACTGTCCGAAAGGTATCATTAACACTTATTTATCATCAAGATCAGTCCTCTTTGTTTGAAGCAACCTCACAATCtatctgactaatccacctcccAACGCTATTGTAACCATCATTTGATAGGCCTGTCCACTTCCATAGAAGTGTTAAGGCACTTGtgttattaattttgtttcttttccacaCCCCCCATTAACCCCAGTGCTGCCAgttctgttgagtttcttcagcactttgtttaTCAGTTCACCTGTATCTATAGTACAGGGCCTTCCCCGCCTCCCCCGCTGTAACTGATCTTTGATACAGGGTACAATTTCAAAccttgcagatgactcaaaagcTGAAGGAAGTATTGTGAAGTGTGAGGGGGAAGGAGCTAAAACCAATGGATAAATTATGATTAGCAAAAGATCCAAAGGTGACAAAAGAAACAATGCCATTTACACAGAGGAAATCAGCCAAGAGAATTGttgttgcagattgtgttgtggctttgaaaggaaatcagataaatacttgaagggtaTTTGATGAATAGGTGAAATGGTGGGGATGTGGGAATTGTTGAATTCTTCTTGCAGGAAGTCAACACTACACCAACATTTGAACATCACAGTTATTTTTCTGGTCATTTTATCATGGTACTGTTGAACATATGGTTCAAGGTACATCCTGGAGATGGGGAAGCAACAGGCAATGGGAGGTCTGCCACTCAGATCCAATGTAATAGTGCCGCGCACACTCAAAGGACAAGCTGGTCTTTTGTTGATCAGGTGCATTTATACAGTTATTACCTCTAAACAGCATTGTATTTTATGCCTTGCCGCAAGACTGGTTTATGATCTAGATCCAGCAACAAGGCCCAGCAATGAAAGGAAGTAACCTTACACTggcttcctccaggcattgaaTGACCTGGAATAAAGATtataaaatgctcagagacattTATTGATGTTTTGATCAATTCTTAAATTGAAGAAAATTATTCTGAGAGAAAGGGCTCGTGATGgtcttgtttattttaaatatttatctttGAACCACATTTCCGGTATTATTCATGGGTATTGTTGCTTCAGTTGCAGTGAGCAACAACCTTTGTGCTTGATTTTACTGCAaactttattttaatatatttgcaaaatcTTTGTTATGTTGAGCTGATTGAAGCTCAACATGTTActtattgaattttgtttaaaaagcatcAGTTTTGAAATGAGCTCCAACAGACAACTTTTCATGCTTTGGATCATTATCTTATCTCTGCAAACACCATGAACAACCCAAGGTTCAGGGTGAATGTTGATTATATTCCTGGAGTTGGCCGCGCTGATACTTGTTAAACTTCAAATCTCTTACACACACATTGGGTACTAATTAAATGTTTTAAGAGCTTTTTGGACAATGAGGAGAAATGGAAAATTAATTGACCAATTGTTCTGGCAAAGCAgtatttcatttaatttaaaaatttgcCTCATACTTGTGTGCATTATTTCCTGATAAACTTACCCAGGACAATAGTTCAGATGTGAAAACCTAACTCTGTCCTGTCCCTGTAGGCGGTGTGGAGAAATATCCAGCTTGGTTTCCAGTGTGTAACAGCTGCCTCGAGCTCATGTGGGTTCTGGAAGGGGTGTTGCAGGTAACCAGGTACTAGACACGTGTGGGATCAGACTGGGTGTTCTGTTAGCAAGCGCACTTCAAAAGAAAACCATTACCATTGAACGGTTTTCTAGAGTTACTGTATCAATGCCTTCTATCTGAGGTGGCAAACGCTCCTGTAGGGAAAAAGATATTTTCAGTTTTGGCTTTTCAGATAGAAAATATTTTCACAGCTTCTGTAGTGTGTATTACTTCATCTTGAGCAGGGTATTATTGAGCAGCTGCTTTTtattagcactgttgatgacaccttccatcataagagtcatagagctgtgcaacatggaaacagacccaccaTTGGGAGCCCTGAGTCCACTTATCATCATGGTGAAATAGAGCGCAGAAATGGCCCCTTCAATCCAAAtgatccataccgaccagataatCTTAACTGATCtcgtcaaaaatcacatgacacctggCTATCATTCAACAGGCATGTCCACATCATAGACTGATCTTGGACAtatttgctaacatttggcccatatccgtttAAAACTTTCCtgttcatacactcatccagataccttttaaatgttgcaatgaacttcctctggcagcttattccatacatgcaccagcctttgcgtgaaaaagttgctcctttggtccgttttaaat
Proteins encoded:
- the LOC122546809 gene encoding hemoglobin subunit beta-like, coding for MVHWTDKETAEIAKWNTLDCDDLVCKSLKRMFTVYPWTYRYFDKRENFTVEGHAKKVSGKIIEAVLDLNNIKENFVDLSKFHANVLHVDSGSFHLLTDCIIIELSAQNRGNFNAKVHGIWHKFFA